aaaccaactgtatactactgtctacGCTGCACTATATTCCTTGTCttgtctatgcaccacctgcctatacctgtctatactttgtatatcgcattgcacttttctgctctttttgcacttctggttggacgcaaactgcatttcgttgtctttgtacttgtactctgtacaatgacaataaagttgaatctaatcatCTAATCTAATATAATAATGAGTCTGATATCAGTTCTTCATGCCATTACATCTCGTACAAAGGTCAGCCATAAAAACGTGGCATTTTAGGATTGAATATTTCACTGTGTGAAACTCAGTGAGTCATCATATTCTTCAAGAAGAAGCTATAATCATAAAGTTTGCCGTGATTACTTTCAGATATTTGGCTGTAGGTTTCCATTCTTAGGAAAAATCAGTCAAGGTGAGATAAGACTGAAGTAGTAGTTCAACTTTATACGCTAAACGCCCCGCCTCGGACATCCGCCTCCGACTTCAGCATGACTATTTAAAGCTGCGTGCTTCAACAACATCTCATCATTTACAGCGAAGCAGAAGTTGGACATCACTGACTTTATACCAGAGAACCCAAAGCAGCTTCAAGAGCAGAAACCAGCCGAATATTTAGAGAACTACTGAGTCGAGGAAACAGCTGAATGATGTGGTGAGTAGCTGCTGCTGCATTTAATATCATTGTATTATTATGGACCATACAAGTCAATGATGATGTTTTCATTCCCtaccttctttcttctttcttactTTTCTCTCTTCTGTGTTTCTTTTTAAGCTTCAAAGTTGATTTATTGTCATTCCACAATACAGAGTTTCACAATGAAAAGCAAGTTGTAGTCCCTTTATGCTACACAAGAAACTAAACAACACTATGTGTATTGCTCCATCTTTATTTTCTGCGGTTACTCGTCTGTAAAAGTTGACAAGAACTTGGCTGGCGCTGGAATTTTGCTTCCTTAAGTTTACTTTAGAAATGACAGTTCCTTCTGATTTTTTCATTCTACCAgaaatatacactcacctaaaggattattaggaacaccatactaataccgtgtttgaccctatcctatcaatatgggccaacatttctaaagaatgcttccaacACCTTTTTGAATCAATGACATAAAGAATTAAGGCatttctgaaggcgaaagggatcCCCCAccccattacaccaccaccaccaccagcagcctgcccagtggtaacaaggcacgacggatccatgttctcattctgtttacaccaaattctgactctatcatctgaatgtctcaacagaaatcgagactcatcagaccaggcaacatttttccagtcttgaaaggtccaatttttgtgagcttgtgcaaattgtagcctcattttcctatttttagtggagaagAGTGGTAcctggtggggtcttctgctggtgtagcccatccgcctcgaGGTTgggcgtgttgtggcttcacaaatgcttggctgcatactCGGTTGTAacaagtggttatttgagtcaaagttaatcttctatcagctggaatcagtcggcccattctcctctgacctctatagaatcaacaaggcatttttacCCCCTAGGACTGaggcatactggatgtttttcctttttcagaccattctttgtaaaccctagaaatggttgtgggtgaaaatcccagtaactgagcagattgtgaaatactcagaccagcctgtctggcaccaacaacaaTGCCAccctcaaagttgcttagatcacctctctttcccattctgacatttagtttggagttcaggagatggTCTAGACCTGGActacacccctaaatgcattgaagcagctgccatgtgattggttaatttaacaggtgttcctaattcctttaggtgagtgtaatTCTGGTAGAGAAATTGGAGGTTATGCAAaatacatgtattttattttaatttgatttaatgaATGATGTGTAATGTGTTTCCTCACTGGCTGTTTTCAGTTGTCTTTCTTCAGTTCTTTGCTAATTTCTTACTTCCTGTCTTCGTTCCTATTTATCTTTTCCTCATTTCCTCAAatccttcctcctcttttttCCTTGCCTCTTTCTGCCATGTTTCCTTATTTCTCATCCCATTCCCGTCTGTCCTTCCCTCTGTCTTTTCCtcaatattttttctttattccttcaagctttaaaggtccagtgtgtaacgtgtttagttgtttattatcaaaatctgtgttgcccgttcacaaacgtgtcctttttcatgaatatttaccaccaccatcaaacACCAAAATTCCCAACTCTCCCAATTGCCACTCCGCCTCATGCACGGATATTGAAAAAAGCAAAAgacggctttttgaagcgtgaaggctaccgtagcgtggtttgagagagttgattgcaatatatgatctcaatgctagatgggagaaattcctacacattggagcTATAATTGTTCTGTTCTTTCCTTGTTCAAAAATGGGGACAGGAGGATGTGCTCCAATTATCAGGGTATCACTCTGCTCAGCCTCTTTGGGAAAGCTGATCTTTGGATGatatgttttaatatttatttttattctccaTCAGTGCTGCTCAGAGTCAAACAACACTGGAGTCCAAACTGGAGGCCCTGCAGTGCCACTTCACCTGGGATCAGGAGATGAGCAAGTCCCTAATTTTACGTCGCAAGGACAACGTGGATGACATCGGCACCGAGGAGGGAAACAGCTGGCTGGGTCACATTTACAACCTGCGGGGGTTCATTCAGTACAAGCTGGGGTTCACCAAAGACGCCCAGAGTTTCTTCAACAAGGCTGCAGAGGCCTTCAGGAAGATAAGAAACGCAGATGAGGGTCCCTGGTTGGTGGTGAACTACGGGAACCTGGCGTGGCTGCACCACCACCTGGGAGACCAAGCAGAGAGTCAGGCTTACCTGTCAAAGGTCGACGCCCTGATGAATAAATACCCATCTCCATCCCAGGATGAGCTCCATCCAGAGATCTACGCTGAGAAAGCCTGGACCCTGATGAAGTTCAGCCCTGACAAAACGCTGGCTGCAGATTACATCCAGAGAGCCATCAGGATGCAGCCGGGCATGGTGGAGTGGAACAGCAGCTACATCTTAGCCCTACGGTATGCTTCTAATCACAGCGACACAGGGCTGGAGGCTGACCTTCTGGAGAAAGTGAGACTCGCCATGGAACAGGATCCAGAGAACTTGCACCTCGCTGTTCTCTACTTAAATCAACGTGCtaagagaggagaaaaaatTGAAGAAGAAGCACGTGAGTTAGCTAGAAAGGTTTTGAGAAATCCTGTGAGCAGCCACAGTGGTATTAAACTATTGCTCAAGGTTTACAATTACCATGTATCTATTGATGAAGCCATTGATTTGGTAGAGGAGGCTCTGGAAACCCATCCAGATGAGCGTTACCTAAAAAAATGTGCTACACTCTGCTACAAATTGAAGCTCACTTATTTCAGGGACAGTCACCCAGAGCAAAGCATGATAGACAGAGCAATCAGTCTCCTTAAAGATGTGATTGCTCTTTACCCTCATTCTTCACTTGTCAAGAAAATAGACCTTGCAAATGTATACGCAAAGTCAAAATATGGCCAGGATAAAGCTGAGCACATATACCAGGAACTGCTCAAAAGTGATCTGGAACCTGCAGACAAACAGGTGCTCTACAACTACTACGCAAAATATTCAAACTTTGAGCTGAAGGATCGCAACATGTCAATACGATATCACATGATGGCAGCAAAGATACCGCATCAGTCCTTCTTTCGTGGGAACAGCATCACAATTCTGGAAAGAATTAAAGACAGAGGCAGGAACCGAAAGTGTAGAGAAATAGAGGAGTTTCTGGAAAACCTGCAAGAGCCACAGTGATTTTAACAGCACTGGTTCTAAATCCAGGGAGTAAAGTTTGGCCCCATTTAATGTGAATAATTAGAGCACATTTACTTTATCCCTGCAAGTGAAtcctccaacaagtcctccaaaccatacgaccacATGGGTCAATTGTTCCTagcctctaatacgacccaaaGGAGCATTTCACAATTGGAATCCAGAAGCAGCAACACCTTATTCAGAACATGTACGATCAACtcgttgttggttttggtctttttggtTCTTAGAAATAACTTTTACATTGACTCTGAAAACCTGTCAGCAGTAGTACACTAGATCTGTATCAAATAAGCTGAATCATTTAATAACACTGGTCCTTTAAATATCATCCACTGTGGACACGTTCAGATGTCATTACATGATTAATTTAAATAGATTTTGATCAGATGTTGTCTGTTCCAAACTTCACTGTTTATTATATTCCTGTTGtgttaaatgttttcatttttaagtttaaataAGGACATAATACTCTGTGTAGGAAATTTGCTTTGCTGTAAGAAAATAAATAGCTGTTAATGTAATAGTTAATTTGATGTATAACTTGAATATCATCGCCATTTGTAGCCTACACGATACTATTAAATATACATTATATGAACTAAGAAATCCTCATGTTTTTTGGTGGTAACCATATATTCTTGAACCCTAAACATTCAGGACGATGATGGACGTCAATCAAACTACAACTTTGAAAAGCTGCGgccaaatagttttttttgctttcaacTTTTAAGCGAACACAGAtgaacattaaacacacacaactatatAACAATATCACCAAGTTTATGTGTGAacagatgaaaaataattgAGGCTTTTGTGTATGAGTGTGAAGTAACCAAACAGTAACCTGGCAGCAGAGCGTCATAATGCAGGTGTCTCACGGTAACTGTTGTCATACCGACactctgcagacagacagacgctgCTCAAAGTGTCCACATAGATCTCTGCACACACTGGTTCTCTGTAGAACTGCACAGAGTTTTTGTGTAGCTTTTGTACAAAGCACTGTGTTACATTGATTTGTATGAAATGTGcaatagaaataaagtttgattgattgactaACAGTAAGCAAACTAAAACAGTAGCCTACTGGCAACCCTGCTGGCATCTTGGGTCTGAATATTTCACTGTGGCATCATAACATAGCTTCAAGAAGAAGAACATTTAAAATCAACTTAAGAGAAAATATATTATGACAAAGTGAGTCATGCTTTTTTCCAAGTGTGTTTCTAGGTTTCCATTCCTGGGAAACGAAAGTCAAGGTGAGATAGTAAAAAAGAAAGTCAACATTGCAAACGCCCCGCCTCAAACATCCGCTCCGACTTCAGCGTGACTATTTAAAGCTGCGTGCTTCAACAACATATTTTTATATGCAAAGTCAAATGACAGCCAGGATAAAGCTGAGCAGATATACCAGGAACTGCTAGATAAGATCTGGAACCTGCAGACAAACAGATGCTTTACAAGGTCTATGCAAAACATGAATACTTTAATCAACAAGACAGAGAAGGGTCACTACGATATCACATGAAGGTGGCAAAGATACCGCTAAAATGTATTAGAGGAGGAGTTTCTGACAAACCTGCAAGACCTATAATGTATTTAACATTCGCCCAAAGCAAAGCTTGATAAACAGAGCAATCAGTCTTCATAAAGAGGTGATTGCTCTTTACCCTCTTTCTTTCCTTATGAAGAAAATAGAACTCGCAAATATATATGCAAAGTTATCTTACGGCCAGGAAAACACGTAGCAGATATACCAGGACATATACCCCGCCTCGGACATGCGCTCCAACTTCAGCATgaatatttaaagtgcccatattatgaaaaaatcactttttctgggatttggggtgttatgttgtgtctctggtgcttccacacacatacaaactttgaaaaaaatccacccatgctgtttagagtgagatacggtttctgaatgtgtcctgccttcagtctctgggtgagctggtcaaaatcggcacggcttgtgacgtcacaagccgaaacgagcaggctaaccgcaaccattagctcgtagtgttagcatgctatggctaacgctagcatgctaacgctagcatgctaacactagcatgctacctcgttctcaatagcaaagcactgctacaacacacacaagttcaccataatctacaaaaaaaactacttaattgtgcgccctcatttagaagtctcccagctaatcctgccttgtaactgaccgaagttgtagaaacagcctgtcttttactgtctatggagctagctagctgacatgatctacatctgagctactgggcatgtgcagtgcaatcaaagatagtacagaagaagaagaaaagaggtctcactctgtagctaaaacagagaccagctgaaaagaggatctgtagcagtgagagagagcggtgcagtacaacacaaatatggtgttttttgaaaattaaaccatgtaaacctattctggtacaaccttaaaatacaattatgaacctgaaaatgagcataatatggctgctttaaagctgCGTGCTTCAACAACATCTCATCATTTACAGCGAAGCAGAAGTTGGACATCACTGACTTTATACCAGAAAACTCAAAGCAGCATCAAGAGCAGAAACCAGCCGAATATTTAGAGAACTACTGAGTCGAGGAAACAGCTGAATGATGAGgtgaggagctgctgctgcatttaatatataaagagaatcaTTAGGATTTATTTAACATCTTATTATTGAGCCTCagatatggaggaaatattttttcataattcacattgaaagtccaaagagaaaacgaagcgagatcaaattaaaaacattattattttttttttaattttccatttggcttttaatttggatttaatatttggcttttgaatttacatttaacattggcttttcatttggacttgacacatgtcaatgtaaatgaggaggcgtggcccaaaggctggtgggagggtctgaaacaaaaggggtgcagaggcaccttatgaccagcagggggcgctgactgctggggagctcactgttgaggagcatctgtctgcagcttggccaccaggctggcttatcctcttatttcacatgatagaaactgatgatgtaggctaaacacaaaccacatttcatgcaacaacagtgaagttttcatgtagatactataattgggcccgtgttagtgaggactagattaggactggatctaaagctgattctggttttccaacttcgccccaggtgtgtctgttcaAACACGGACGGAGtcaacttctctcttctgatgttttatttaattaagcaacagtacaaacatgggtgtgggtagctctgctacgtgtgtttgtgtgttgtcagatctcgaggacacacacacacacacacacacacacacacacacacacacacacacacacacacacacacacacacaatctcaaccgggtagtcatcgtccgaactgcaacctctcctttttctttctctcacttttttctccgggtggtgcgtcAGTGTGAGGTGCATGtgcgcgctattctccgacacgtactcccaacaatcactcctgattgacggccttttgtacagcctgtgtactttttcgttcatttgatttccgattttgaaacgatatccaaatttgaaaaatgggtcattttaaaccttgttaatattgatgacagtGTGTTCAAACGGAGAACGTGTGTGAAatagcagatggaaattataaaaaagcgatcgattctataatctagatcgggagtttgccgtagcagcagcagcaaacaactggaaacttcttacaatttttgtctgctatttcaccactaaattcactattgagacttttttatgtgagcaattaactgtgtagagtttgaatatgggcagtt
This sequence is a window from Sander lucioperca isolate FBNREF2018 chromosome 11, SLUC_FBN_1.2, whole genome shotgun sequence. Protein-coding genes within it:
- the LOC116054886 gene encoding interferon-induced protein with tetratricopeptide repeats 1B-like isoform X2, with protein sequence MMCAAQSQTTLESKLEALQCHFTWDQEMSKSLILRRKDNVDDIGTEEGNSWLGHIYNLRGFIQYKLGFTKDAQSFFNKAAEAFRKIRNADEGPWLVVNYGNLAWLHHHLGDQAESQAYLSKVDALMNKYPSPSQDELHPEIYAEKAWTLMKFSPDKTLAADYIQRAIRMQPGMVEWNSSYILALRYASNHSDTGLEADLLEKVRLAMEQDPENLHLAVLYLNQRAKRGEKIEEEARELARKVLRNPVSSHSGIKLLLKVYNYHVSIDEAIDLVEEALETHPDERYLKKCATLCYKLKLTYFRDSHPEQSMIDRAISLLKDVIALYPHSSLVKKIDLANVYAKSKYGQDKAEHIYQELLKSDLEPADKQVLYNYYAKYSNFELKDRNMSIRYHMMAAKIPHQSFFRGNSITILERIKDRGRNRKCREIEEFLENLQEPQ
- the LOC116054886 gene encoding interferon-induced protein with tetratricopeptide repeats 1B-like isoform X1 — encoded protein: MMSAAQSQTTLESKLEALQCHFTWDQEMSKSLILRRKDNVDDIGTEEGNSWLGHIYNLRGFIQYKLGFTKDAQSFFNKAAEAFRKIRNADEGPWLVVNYGNLAWLHHHLGDQAESQAYLSKVDALMNKYPSPSQDELHPEIYAEKAWTLMKFSPDKTLAADYIQRAIRMQPGMVEWNSSYILALRYASNHSDTGLEADLLEKVRLAMEQDPENLHLAVLYLNQRAKRGEKIEEEARELARKVLRNPVSSHSGIKLLLKVYNYHVSIDEAIDLVEEALETHPDERYLKKCATLCYKLKLTYFRDSHPEQSMIDRAISLLKDVIALYPHSSLVKKIDLANVYAKSKYGQDKAEHIYQELLKSDLEPADKQVLYNYYAKYSNFELKDRNMSIRYHMMAAKIPHQSFFRGNSITILERIKDRGRNRKCREIEEFLENLQEPQ
- the LOC116054886 gene encoding interferon-induced protein with tetratricopeptide repeats 1B-like isoform X3, with translation MMSQTTLESKLEALQCHFTWDQEMSKSLILRRKDNVDDIGTEEGNSWLGHIYNLRGFIQYKLGFTKDAQSFFNKAAEAFRKIRNADEGPWLVVNYGNLAWLHHHLGDQAESQAYLSKVDALMNKYPSPSQDELHPEIYAEKAWTLMKFSPDKTLAADYIQRAIRMQPGMVEWNSSYILALRYASNHSDTGLEADLLEKVRLAMEQDPENLHLAVLYLNQRAKRGEKIEEEARELARKVLRNPVSSHSGIKLLLKVYNYHVSIDEAIDLVEEALETHPDERYLKKCATLCYKLKLTYFRDSHPEQSMIDRAISLLKDVIALYPHSSLVKKIDLANVYAKSKYGQDKAEHIYQELLKSDLEPADKQVLYNYYAKYSNFELKDRNMSIRYHMMAAKIPHQSFFRGNSITILERIKDRGRNRKCREIEEFLENLQEPQ